A part of Bacillus thuringiensis genomic DNA contains:
- a CDS encoding metal-sensing transcriptional repressor, which translates to MDHKEHEAVTHRSEKEKEQIINRLKRIEGQVRGIQNMIENDRYCVDILVQISAINAAMKKVGMGVLKNHTSHCVSGAIKNGNGDEAIEELMTVFERFSKA; encoded by the coding sequence ATGGATCATAAAGAGCATGAAGCAGTAACACATAGATCAGAAAAAGAAAAAGAACAGATTATAAATAGATTAAAGAGAATTGAAGGACAAGTCCGCGGCATTCAAAATATGATTGAAAATGATCGTTATTGTGTGGATATTTTAGTGCAAATTTCAGCGATTAATGCAGCGATGAAAAAAGTTGGAATGGGTGTATTAAAAAACCATACAAGTCATTGTGTTTCAGGAGCTATTAAAAATGGTAATGGTGACGAAGCAATTGAAGAATTAATGACAGTATTTGAACGTTTTTCAAAAGCGTAA
- a CDS encoding formate/nitrite transporter family protein — protein MSVFTPEEITELAANSGRKKAHLSLLPMLILGFFGGAFIALGYLLDIHVIGTMPKSWGSFTNFLGAAVFPIGLILVILAGGELVTGNMMTVSMAWLQKKITLFHFIRNLVIVTFSNFIGAVFVAYFFGHIVGLTEGAFLAKTVSIAQAKLQDTPLQAFISAIGCNWLVCLAVWLSMGSKEFIGKIIGIWFPVMTFVAIGFQHVVANMFVIPAAIFAGHLTWFEYFPNFIFIFFGNLVGGMLFVALPYFISYNKKLPSNKEQTELKKQSVSA, from the coding sequence ATGTCTGTATTTACACCAGAAGAAATTACGGAACTTGCTGCGAATTCCGGAAGAAAAAAAGCTCATTTATCATTACTCCCTATGCTAATTCTCGGTTTTTTTGGTGGTGCTTTCATAGCATTAGGGTATTTACTCGATATCCATGTTATCGGAACAATGCCAAAATCTTGGGGATCATTTACTAATTTTCTAGGCGCTGCTGTATTCCCTATCGGTCTTATACTCGTTATTCTTGCAGGCGGTGAACTAGTAACTGGTAACATGATGACAGTTTCTATGGCTTGGCTTCAAAAGAAAATTACTTTATTTCATTTCATACGAAATTTAGTTATTGTTACGTTTAGCAACTTCATAGGTGCTGTATTCGTTGCCTATTTTTTCGGTCATATCGTCGGATTAACAGAGGGCGCTTTTTTAGCGAAAACAGTTTCTATTGCGCAAGCTAAACTACAAGATACACCGCTGCAAGCCTTCATTTCTGCAATCGGATGTAATTGGCTCGTTTGTTTAGCTGTTTGGCTCAGTATGGGAAGTAAAGAATTTATCGGAAAAATTATCGGTATTTGGTTCCCAGTTATGACTTTTGTTGCGATTGGATTTCAACATGTTGTGGCCAATATGTTTGTCATCCCAGCTGCAATTTTTGCCGGTCATTTAACTTGGTTTGAATATTTTCCAAACTTCATTTTTATTTTCTTTGGAAACTTAGTAGGAGGTATGTTATTTGTAGCATTACCTTATTTCATATCATATAATAAGAAGCTCCCTTCCAATAAAGAGCAAACTGAATTAAAAAAACAATCTGTATCCGCTTAA
- a CDS encoding metallophosphoesterase, whose amino-acid sequence MNTHHVKKEQKKSIIKIFILSFISIVMISVSLYFYATEIERKLVTVTWNEIEASTIPKEFNNKKILQFSDVHLGPEFTLKQLENLVEKMNALHPDVVVFTGDLIDKFGSYKAEREEAKGILQKIHAPLGKYAVFGNHDRGGGGSLFYKKYMEEAGFSVLVNEMQKIKAENGKYITISGLDDFLLGKPQIDSTLKHVRQQDFNMLLVHEPDVVDKVARYPVDFQMSGHSHGGQVQIPFIGPLITTKLAESYVEGMYELEGKNKPLHLYVNRGIGTTRMPVRFLSVPELSVFVLKQNSN is encoded by the coding sequence ATGAATACGCATCATGTAAAAAAAGAACAAAAAAAATCAATCATAAAAATATTCATACTCAGTTTTATAAGTATAGTAATGATTTCAGTAAGTTTGTATTTCTATGCGACAGAAATAGAACGAAAACTAGTAACAGTTACGTGGAATGAAATAGAAGCATCTACAATTCCTAAAGAGTTTAATAATAAAAAAATATTACAATTCTCAGATGTACATTTAGGGCCAGAATTTACACTGAAACAACTAGAAAATTTGGTGGAGAAGATGAATGCGTTACATCCAGATGTAGTAGTTTTTACAGGGGATTTAATAGATAAGTTTGGATCATATAAGGCGGAGAGAGAAGAAGCGAAAGGTATTTTACAGAAAATACATGCACCCTTAGGGAAATATGCAGTGTTTGGGAATCATGATAGGGGCGGGGGAGGTAGTTTATTTTATAAAAAATATATGGAGGAAGCTGGTTTCTCTGTGTTAGTAAATGAAATGCAAAAAATTAAAGCGGAAAACGGAAAATATATTACAATATCAGGTTTGGATGATTTCTTATTAGGAAAGCCGCAAATAGACTCGACTTTAAAACATGTGAGGCAACAAGATTTTAATATGCTTTTAGTACATGAGCCGGATGTTGTAGACAAAGTAGCTCGTTACCCAGTTGATTTTCAAATGTCAGGCCATAGTCACGGAGGACAAGTTCAAATTCCTTTTATAGGTCCATTAATTACTACAAAATTAGCTGAGAGCTATGTGGAAGGTATGTATGAATTAGAAGGAAAGAATAAGCCGTTACATTTATACGTAAATCGTGGTATTGGGACAACCCGAATGCCTGTTAGATTTTTGAGTGTACCTGAACTTTCGGTATTTGTATTGAAGCAAAATAGTAACTAA
- a CDS encoding heavy metal translocating P-type ATPase, with the protein MNEQKEANLQISGMTCAACANRIEKGLKKVEGVHDANVNFALEKTKIMYDPQKTNPQQFKEKVESLGYGIVSDKAEFTVSGMTCAACANRVEKRLNKLEGVNGATVNFALESATVDFNPDEIHVNEMKSAITKLGYKLEVKSDEQDESTDHRLQEIERQKKKFIISFILSFPLLWAMVSHFSFTSFIYLPDMLMNPWVQLALATPVQFIIGGQFYVGAYKALRNKSANMDVLVALGTSAAYFYSVYLSIRSIGSSEHMTDLYFETSAVLITLIILGKLFEAKAKGRSSEAIKKLMGLQAKTATVVRDGTEIKILIEEVVAGDIVYVKPGEKIPVDGEIVEGKSAIDESMLTGESIPVDKTIGDVVIGSTMNKNGFLKVKATKVGRDTALAQIIKVVEEAQGSKAPIQRVADQISGIFVPVVVVIAIITFAVWMLFVTPGDFGGALEKMIAVLVIACPCALGLATPTSIMAGSGRSAEYGILFKGGEHLEATHRLDTVILDKTGTVTNGKPVLTDVIVADEFHEEEMLRLVGAAEKNSEHPLAEAIVEGIKEKKIVIPSSETFEAIPGFGIESVVEGKQLLIGTRRLMKKFDIDIEEVSKSMEALEREGKTAMLIAIDKEYAGIVAVADTVKDTSKAAIARLKKMGLDVVMITGDNTQTAQAIAKQVGIDHVIAEVLPEGKAEEVKKLQAQGKKVAMVGDGINDAPALATADIGMAIGTGTDVAMEAADITLIRGDLNSIADAIFMSKMTIRNIKQNLFWALAYNGLGIPIAAFGFLAPWVAGAAMAFSSVSVVLNALRLQRVKLK; encoded by the coding sequence ATGAATGAACAGAAAGAGGCCAATCTTCAAATATCAGGAATGACATGTGCGGCATGTGCAAATAGAATTGAAAAAGGCTTGAAAAAAGTAGAAGGTGTTCATGATGCAAATGTAAATTTTGCACTTGAAAAAACAAAAATAATGTATGACCCCCAAAAAACAAACCCGCAACAGTTTAAGGAAAAAGTTGAATCGTTAGGATATGGAATTGTAAGTGATAAAGCTGAGTTTACTGTTTCTGGGATGACATGCGCAGCATGTGCGAATAGAGTAGAAAAGCGTTTAAATAAGTTAGAAGGTGTGAACGGAGCGACAGTAAATTTCGCTTTAGAATCGGCTACAGTAGATTTTAATCCTGATGAAATTCATGTAAATGAAATGAAGAGTGCAATTACGAAATTAGGATATAAATTGGAAGTGAAATCAGATGAGCAAGACGAATCAACTGATCATCGCTTACAAGAAATTGAGCGACAAAAGAAGAAATTTATCATTTCATTTATTTTATCATTCCCGTTATTGTGGGCAATGGTAAGTCATTTCTCATTTACATCGTTTATTTATTTACCTGATATGCTTATGAACCCTTGGGTGCAGCTAGCTCTTGCAACTCCAGTTCAGTTTATCATTGGTGGCCAGTTTTATGTTGGGGCTTATAAAGCATTACGTAATAAAAGCGCCAATATGGATGTACTGGTGGCACTTGGAACATCTGCAGCGTATTTCTACAGTGTGTATTTAAGCATTAGGTCGATTGGTTCTTCGGAACATATGACAGACTTGTATTTTGAAACGAGTGCGGTACTTATTACATTAATTATTTTAGGTAAATTATTTGAGGCGAAAGCAAAGGGACGCTCGTCAGAAGCGATTAAAAAATTAATGGGATTACAGGCGAAAACCGCTACTGTTGTACGAGATGGAACAGAAATAAAAATTTTAATCGAAGAAGTCGTAGCTGGTGATATCGTTTATGTGAAACCAGGGGAAAAAATCCCGGTAGATGGGGAAATTGTAGAAGGAAAGTCAGCGATAGATGAATCGATGTTGACAGGCGAGAGTATTCCAGTTGATAAAACAATTGGGGATGTAGTAATCGGCTCTACAATGAATAAAAATGGATTTTTAAAAGTGAAAGCAACTAAAGTAGGCAGAGATACTGCATTAGCTCAAATCATTAAAGTAGTAGAAGAGGCTCAAGGTTCAAAAGCGCCTATTCAAAGGGTAGCGGATCAAATTTCAGGTATTTTCGTACCGGTTGTAGTTGTGATTGCTATTATCACATTTGCAGTGTGGATGCTATTTGTTACACCTGGTGATTTTGGTGGAGCACTTGAAAAAATGATAGCCGTACTTGTTATCGCATGTCCGTGTGCATTAGGTCTTGCGACACCTACATCTATTATGGCGGGATCAGGAAGATCGGCTGAGTATGGCATTTTATTTAAAGGCGGGGAGCATTTAGAAGCAACGCATCGATTAGATACAGTTATTCTAGATAAAACAGGTACTGTGACAAATGGGAAGCCGGTGTTAACAGATGTAATTGTAGCAGATGAATTCCACGAAGAAGAAATGCTACGTCTAGTAGGTGCGGCAGAAAAAAATTCTGAACATCCACTTGCAGAAGCGATTGTAGAGGGAATTAAAGAAAAGAAAATTGTTATCCCAAGTTCAGAAACATTTGAAGCAATTCCGGGATTCGGCATCGAATCCGTTGTAGAAGGGAAACAATTATTAATAGGTACACGTCGATTAATGAAGAAATTCGATATTGATATTGAAGAAGTTTCTAAATCGATGGAAGCGCTAGAACGAGAAGGAAAAACAGCAATGTTAATAGCAATAGATAAGGAGTATGCTGGAATAGTTGCCGTTGCGGATACTGTAAAAGATACTTCAAAAGCAGCTATAGCAAGACTTAAGAAAATGGGTCTAGACGTTGTTATGATTACAGGAGATAATACACAAACTGCTCAAGCAATTGCTAAGCAAGTTGGTATTGATCACGTAATTGCAGAAGTATTACCAGAAGGAAAAGCAGAAGAAGTGAAAAAACTCCAAGCGCAAGGTAAGAAAGTAGCAATGGTTGGAGATGGAATAAATGATGCTCCAGCACTTGCTACGGCGGATATCGGTATGGCAATTGGAACAGGTACGGATGTAGCGATGGAAGCGGCAGATATTACGTTAATCCGTGGTGATTTAAATAGTATTGCTGATGCAATCTTTATGAGTAAGATGACGATAAGAAATATTAAGCAAAATTTATTCTGGGCACTAGCTTATAACGGCTTAGGAATCCCGATCGCCGCGTTCGGTTTCTTGGCACCTTGGGTTGCTGGAGCCGCGATGGCATTTAGTTCTGTATCGGTCGTATTAAATGCATTACGACTACAAAGAGTGAAATTAAAATAA
- a CDS encoding helix-turn-helix transcriptional regulator — MYEKTMKEITMIANRISSIKAFQESFLHLIRKVIDFDAACFTTIDPISFLSAGAYTDPSVEKIHPQLFMNEFLEDDFNKFKYLTEHSPHVASLSMATNGEQKKSSRYRNILKPASFGDELRGVCMSKGNCFGHLSLFRGSTSPTFHIDDCKYLAAIVPIAGEALKKALSIPFSEKKVIGTGTIIVSEDFNLLYWNQEGNDWLSNLRKNEQLHIKEMPRPIRAVCSKVKANEYNVGCMNREETVCIPLAYGHFLIVRASRLECTSSFQGGYVVLFERARPEEIFPLIMEAYSFTTREKQVIRKILTGMSTKELAQELCISIYTVQDHLKSIFEKTGVNSRNELVWEVFSKFCFDVDE; from the coding sequence ATGTATGAAAAAACAATGAAAGAAATTACAATGATAGCGAATCGTATAAGTTCTATAAAGGCCTTTCAAGAGTCATTTCTCCACTTGATACGTAAAGTCATTGATTTTGACGCGGCTTGTTTTACAACTATAGACCCAATCTCTTTTTTATCTGCTGGGGCATATACGGATCCAAGTGTTGAAAAGATTCATCCACAATTGTTTATGAATGAATTCTTAGAAGATGATTTTAATAAATTCAAGTATTTAACAGAGCACTCTCCTCATGTCGCTTCTCTTAGTATGGCGACAAATGGTGAACAAAAGAAAAGCTCTAGATACCGAAATATTTTAAAACCAGCAAGTTTTGGAGATGAATTAAGGGGCGTTTGTATGAGTAAGGGGAACTGTTTTGGGCATCTTAGTTTATTTCGAGGGAGTACAAGTCCCACTTTTCATATCGATGATTGTAAGTACTTAGCAGCGATAGTCCCAATTGCTGGAGAGGCTTTAAAAAAGGCACTTTCTATACCTTTTTCAGAAAAGAAGGTGATAGGGACAGGCACGATTATAGTAAGCGAGGATTTTAATTTATTATATTGGAATCAAGAGGGCAACGATTGGCTCTCAAATCTTAGAAAGAATGAACAGTTACATATAAAAGAAATGCCAAGGCCAATACGTGCAGTTTGTTCGAAAGTAAAGGCTAACGAATATAATGTAGGTTGTATGAATAGAGAAGAAACAGTTTGTATCCCTTTAGCCTATGGACATTTTTTAATCGTTCGGGCCAGCAGGTTAGAATGTACAAGTAGTTTTCAGGGTGGTTATGTTGTTCTATTCGAAAGAGCAAGACCGGAAGAAATCTTTCCGCTTATTATGGAAGCTTATAGTTTTACAACACGTGAGAAGCAAGTAATACGGAAAATTCTTACAGGTATGTCGACAAAGGAATTAGCGCAAGAACTTTGTATATCTATATACACGGTACAAGATCATTTAAAATCCATTTTTGAAAAGACTGGGGTAAATAGTAGAAATGAACTTGTGTGGGAAGTTTTTTCGAAATTTTGTTTTGATGTTGATGAATAA
- a CDS encoding ABC transporter ATP-binding protein: protein MSILSAKNLETSYEKLTVFRDLNVEIQEGKVTTIIGPNGCGKSTLLKTMGRILKQKSGKVYLQGQDLNTIPTKEIAKQLALLPQTPIAPGELKVEELISYGRYPHRNNVNKLTSKDKEMIDWALDITKTSEFRTRQIANLSGGQRQKVWLAMALAQETEVLLLDEPTTYLDMSHQLDVLQIVEKLNKEHNCTVVMVLHDINHAARFSDEMIAMKEGEIITTGSPEEIITNEVLKEVFHIDARVMIDPYNGSPVCFGYDSVVSQEKKVEIYVTS, encoded by the coding sequence GTGAGTATTTTAAGTGCAAAAAATTTAGAAACGAGTTATGAAAAGCTTACAGTGTTTCGCGATTTAAATGTGGAAATACAAGAAGGAAAAGTAACGACAATTATAGGGCCAAACGGGTGCGGTAAATCGACATTGTTAAAAACAATGGGAAGAATCTTAAAGCAAAAGAGCGGTAAAGTATATTTACAAGGACAGGATTTAAATACAATTCCAACGAAAGAAATTGCGAAGCAGTTAGCTTTACTTCCGCAAACTCCAATTGCGCCAGGAGAGCTTAAAGTAGAAGAGTTAATTTCTTATGGACGCTATCCACATCGAAATAACGTAAATAAGTTAACTTCAAAAGATAAAGAGATGATTGATTGGGCACTAGATATAACGAAAACTTCTGAATTTCGAACGAGACAAATTGCAAATCTATCAGGTGGTCAACGACAAAAGGTATGGCTAGCGATGGCTTTAGCACAAGAGACAGAAGTGTTACTACTAGATGAACCAACGACATATCTTGATATGTCTCATCAATTAGATGTATTACAAATTGTGGAGAAGTTAAATAAAGAACATAATTGTACGGTCGTAATGGTACTACATGATATTAACCATGCAGCAAGGTTTTCAGATGAAATGATTGCAATGAAAGAAGGGGAAATCATTACAACTGGTAGCCCAGAAGAAATCATTACAAATGAAGTGTTAAAAGAAGTATTTCATATTGATGCGCGTGTCATGATTGATCCGTATAACGGATCTCCTGTTTGTTTTGGATACGATAGCGTTGTATCTCAAGAAAAGAAAGTAGAAATATATGTAACGAGTTAA
- a CDS encoding alpha/beta hydrolase — translation MNTTIEKQQIITSNTEQWKMYSKLEGKEYQIHISKPRQPAPESGYPVIYVLDGNAFFQTFHEAVKIQSVRAEKTGVSPAIIVGIGYPIKGAFSGEERCYDFTPSVISKDAPLKPDGKPWPKTGGAHNFFTFIEEELKPQIEKDFEIDKGKQTLFGHSLGGLFALHILFTNVNAFQNYFISSPSIWWNNQSVLEKEENLISELNSAKFETGVFLTVGSLEREHMVVGANELSERLLQVKHDQFRFTFYEAEGENHASVVPTSLSKGLRFISQV, via the coding sequence ATGAATACTACTATTGAAAAACAGCAGATTATTACATCTAATACAGAACAGTGGAAAATGTATTCGAAATTAGAAGGTAAGGAATATCAAATTCATATTTCAAAGCCGAGGCAGCCAGCACCAGAGTCAGGCTATCCTGTTATATACGTATTAGATGGCAATGCCTTTTTTCAAACATTCCATGAAGCGGTTAAAATACAATCAGTTAGAGCAGAAAAAACAGGTGTTTCACCAGCCATTATAGTAGGTATTGGTTATCCAATTAAAGGGGCATTTTCAGGGGAAGAAAGATGCTATGATTTTACGCCTAGCGTAATTTCAAAAGATGCGCCTTTAAAACCAGATGGCAAACCATGGCCTAAAACAGGAGGAGCACATAACTTCTTTACTTTTATAGAAGAAGAACTGAAGCCTCAAATCGAAAAAGATTTTGAGATTGATAAAGGAAAACAAACATTATTTGGGCATTCGCTAGGTGGTTTATTTGCTTTACATATACTATTTACAAACGTAAATGCCTTTCAAAATTACTTTATTAGTAGTCCATCTATTTGGTGGAATAACCAATCTGTGCTTGAAAAAGAAGAGAATCTTATAAGTGAATTAAATAGTGCCAAGTTTGAAACGGGAGTGTTCCTTACAGTTGGGTCACTAGAACGAGAGCATATGGTTGTAGGGGCAAACGAATTGTCAGAGCGCCTTCTCCAAGTAAAACACGACCAGTTTAGATTTACGTTTTATGAGGCTGAAGGGGAGAATCATGCATCTGTTGTGCCGACTTCTTTAAGTAAAGGGTTAAGGTTTATTAGTCAAGTATAG
- a CDS encoding GNAT family N-acetyltransferase encodes MLKGTIIRTFHKEDLEQVLQLFYETVHTINAKDYNVLQLQAWAPDQLDKESWLRSLEKNISYVADHNGVIVGFGDYNDEHYIDRLFTHKDYQGKRIASYILQKLEKEAVNLGCREIYTEASITAKPFFESKGFICIKEQKKQHNGQIFINYVMKKIALS; translated from the coding sequence ATGTTAAAAGGTACGATCATTAGAACATTCCATAAAGAGGATTTAGAACAAGTATTACAATTGTTCTATGAAACAGTTCATACAATTAATGCAAAAGATTATAACGTGTTACAGCTACAGGCATGGGCACCAGATCAACTAGATAAAGAAAGTTGGTTAAGGTCTTTAGAAAAGAATATTAGTTATGTAGCGGATCATAACGGTGTGATAGTGGGATTTGGGGATTATAATGATGAGCATTACATAGATCGTTTATTTACGCATAAAGATTATCAAGGAAAAAGAATAGCTTCGTACATACTACAGAAGTTAGAAAAAGAAGCAGTGAACTTGGGGTGTAGGGAAATATATACAGAAGCGAGTATTACAGCAAAACCGTTTTTTGAGAGTAAAGGTTTTATTTGCATAAAGGAACAAAAGAAACAGCATAATGGTCAGATTTTTATTAATTATGTAATGAAAAAAATAGCCCTCTCGTAA
- a CDS encoding FecCD family ABC transporter permease: MPKSSSQRFGMTMGIIIFLIFGAIYISLTNGTFDITITDVFKTLFRIDPVPEHDLVIFDFRLPRIVIAGLVGLGLGVAGAVIQGITRNGLADPGILGVNAGAGTAIVIFMFFFQGQLKSTDWMSIMMMPMFGLVGGLGAAIIIYLFSWKSGKLDSQRLLLTGIAIGSGFGAFSMYLSLKMKSTDFEMAAVWVSGSIYSANWKYIVAMLPWLIILIPLIQKKAYLLDLFQLEETSITSLGVSVEREKSILLLSSIGLVSACVAVSGSIGFIGLMAPHIAKRLVGIQHKYIIPTCGVIGMFLVIASDFIAKTVFTPVELPVGIVISIVGVPYFLYLLYKAKA; the protein is encoded by the coding sequence ATGCCTAAAAGTTCAAGTCAACGTTTCGGAATGACAATGGGGATTATTATATTTTTAATTTTTGGTGCTATTTATATTAGTTTAACGAACGGTACGTTTGATATTACGATTACGGATGTATTTAAAACACTTTTTAGAATTGATCCAGTACCAGAACATGATCTAGTTATCTTTGATTTTCGTCTTCCACGCATCGTAATTGCTGGATTAGTAGGATTAGGACTCGGCGTTGCAGGTGCTGTTATTCAAGGGATTACGAGAAATGGATTGGCAGACCCAGGTATTTTAGGAGTGAATGCTGGGGCCGGAACAGCGATCGTCATTTTTATGTTTTTCTTTCAAGGGCAATTAAAGAGCACAGATTGGATGTCTATTATGATGATGCCAATGTTTGGTTTAGTCGGCGGATTAGGTGCAGCTATCATCATTTATCTGTTTTCATGGAAGAGCGGCAAGCTAGACTCGCAACGTCTTTTATTAACAGGGATTGCAATTGGATCAGGATTTGGAGCATTTTCTATGTACTTATCACTCAAAATGAAGTCAACTGATTTCGAAATGGCTGCAGTTTGGGTGTCAGGAAGTATATATAGTGCAAACTGGAAGTATATTGTCGCTATGTTGCCATGGCTTATCATATTAATTCCGCTTATACAAAAGAAAGCATATTTATTAGATTTATTTCAACTGGAAGAAACGAGTATTACAAGTTTAGGTGTTTCAGTAGAAAGAGAGAAATCTATTTTACTGCTAAGTAGTATTGGACTTGTGAGCGCATGTGTCGCAGTTTCAGGAAGTATTGGTTTCATTGGATTAATGGCACCGCACATAGCGAAAAGGCTTGTTGGTATTCAGCATAAATATATCATTCCTACGTGCGGAGTAATCGGAATGTTTCTTGTAATTGCTTCAGACTTTATTGCAAAAACAGTTTTCACACCTGTAGAGTTACCAGTTGGAATCGTTATTTCTATTGTCGGTGTACCGTATTTCTTATATTTACTTTATAAGGCGAAAGCGTAA
- the copZ gene encoding copper chaperone CopZ — MEQLTLQVEGMSCGHCVNSIESSVKELNGVEQVKVQLAEGTVEVTIDSSVVTLKDIVAVIEDQGYDVQ, encoded by the coding sequence ATGGAACAGTTAACATTACAAGTTGAAGGTATGTCTTGTGGACATTGTGTAAATTCTATTGAAAGCAGTGTGAAAGAACTAAACGGTGTTGAGCAAGTGAAAGTTCAATTAGCAGAAGGTACTGTTGAAGTTACGATTGATTCATCAGTTGTAACGTTAAAAGATATCGTTGCTGTAATTGAAGATCAAGGGTACGATGTTCAATAA
- a CDS encoding HU family DNA-binding protein, with translation MNKTELIKNVAQNAEISQKEATVVLQTVVESITNTLAAGEKVQLIGFGTFEVRERAARTGRNPQTGEEMQIAASKVPAFKAGKELKEAVK, from the coding sequence ATGAACAAAACAGAATTAATCAAAAACGTAGCACAAAATGCTGAGATTTCTCAAAAAGAAGCTACTGTAGTTTTACAAACTGTAGTAGAATCAATCACTAACACTTTAGCTGCTGGTGAAAAAGTACAACTTATCGGATTCGGTACATTCGAAGTACGCGAAAGAGCTGCTCGTACAGGCCGTAACCCACAAACTGGTGAAGAAATGCAAATCGCAGCTTCTAAAGTACCTGCTTTCAAAGCTGGTAAAGAACTTAAAGAAGCTGTAAAATAA
- a CDS encoding class I SAM-dependent methyltransferase, with protein sequence MNWNDTTVNSYEQRIPCKIPGYYNLYEMMNHFLFTTLPKENMNPNLLIIGAGGGQEILSISKQNSNLSFTGVDPSESMLQLAKKRIKNEGIQNHVHLVHGTIHTLLPNQLFDAATCMLVLHFVPTIKEKKELINEISSYLKPGAPFFLSSINGIPHTSMFSAQLHAWRNHMIQNQIPLKDWDRFENSFETEIFPISEKNLLTIMEECGFTQITRFFTSFLIDGYVACKR encoded by the coding sequence ATGAATTGGAATGATACCACCGTAAATTCGTATGAACAAAGAATTCCATGTAAAATCCCAGGCTACTATAACCTATATGAAATGATGAACCATTTTTTATTTACTACTCTTCCTAAAGAAAATATGAATCCAAATTTACTAATTATAGGTGCTGGTGGTGGACAAGAGATTCTCTCAATCAGTAAACAAAATAGCAACTTATCTTTTACAGGTGTCGATCCATCTGAAAGCATGCTACAGTTAGCTAAAAAAAGAATTAAAAACGAAGGCATACAAAATCATGTTCACCTTGTACATGGAACTATCCATACATTATTACCAAATCAATTATTTGACGCTGCCACCTGTATGCTTGTCCTGCACTTCGTCCCAACTATTAAGGAGAAAAAAGAACTTATTAATGAAATTAGTAGTTATCTAAAGCCTGGTGCTCCATTCTTTCTCTCTTCAATAAATGGTATACCCCATACAAGTATGTTTTCTGCACAATTACATGCTTGGCGCAATCATATGATACAAAATCAAATTCCATTAAAAGATTGGGACCGATTTGAAAATTCTTTTGAAACAGAAATATTTCCTATTTCCGAAAAGAATCTACTAACTATTATGGAGGAATGTGGCTTTACTCAAATCACTCGCTTTTTCACTAGCTTTTTAATTGATGGATACGTTGCGTGTAAGCGATAA